The following DNA comes from Macaca thibetana thibetana isolate TM-01 chromosome 14, ASM2454274v1, whole genome shotgun sequence.
GATAAAGTCAGCTGTGGGTGGAGTCAGTTTTCCAGTGTCCCTTGAGGTCAGAAGATATCCACATGCTTAAGCAACCTGCCTTACTTGCTGGAAAGGAATTTCAGCATAATTGGCTATCAAGAAACAGTATGTTGATTGTACACACTATTATTTGAAgagtttctagaaattttatgaataaaagtaGTTTTTTGAACACTGACATTTGACAGACTCATTatgctatatgtatttttttttttttttttaaatttatttattattattatactttaagttgtagggtacatgtgcataacgtgcaggtttgttacatatgtatacttgtgccatgttgctgtgctgcacccatcaactcgtcatttacatcaggtataactcccaatgcaatccctcccccctcccccctccccatgataggccctggtgtgtgatgttccccttcctgagtccgagtgatctcattgttcagttcccacctatgagtgagaacatgcggtgtttggttttctgttcttgtgatagtttgctaagaatgatggattccagctgcatccagtCCCTACAAAgtcctacaaaggactcaaactcatccttttttatggctgcatagtattccatggtgtatatgtgccacattttcttaatccaatctgtcactgatggacatttgggttgattccaagtctttgctattgtgaatagtgctgcagtaaacatacgtgtgcatgtgtctttatagcagcataatttagtgttggaagttctggctagggcaatcaggcaagagaaagaaatcaagggtattcagttaggaaaagaagaagtcaaattgtccctgtttgcagatgacatgattgtatatttagaaaaccccattgtctcagcccaaaatctccttaagctgataagcaacttcagcaaagtctcaggatacaaaattaatgtgcaaaaatcacaagcattcttatacaccagcaacagacaaacagagagccaaatcaggaatgaacttccattcacaattgcttcaaagagaataaaatacctaggaatccaacttacaagggatgtaaaggacctcttcaaggagaactacaaaccactgctcagtgaaataaaagaggacacaaacaaatggaagaacataccatgctcatggataggaagaatcaatatcgtgaaaatggccatactgcccaaggtaatttatagattcaatgccatccccatcaagctaccaatgagtttcttcacagaattggaaaaaactgctttaaagttcatatggaaccaaaaaagagcccgcatctccaagacaatcctatgctATATGTATTATGGAATGTaacctgagaaaaatatttctgttggTGAAATATGAGTGGTTTTTATATtccagcagaggctgtagaaaTGTGGTAAAGAATCTATTTTCAGGAATGATTTTTATAGTTCATTACTCAGGTGCATTTTGCTTAGTGTGAGGAAGAGATGGAATTGTTCTCTTTTAACCACTGCTTCACTGAAACTGCTGTTAACCATTGGTAGTCACTTCTGGAACCACAATCCCACCGCCACAACGGGAGAATACAGAGGAAAAGACTGCAGTCTGAGTATGACCTTTATAGTTTGACTTATCAGAAAAAAGCTCTTGGTAGAGTTCTCTAGacctttttctgtttgttaaaaGGTCCAAATACAGTTGTATgtcaattaattttataattatgttcCTTTCACAATTCCCTTGTTTTAacaaacaattttcttttaatactatTGATGCAGTCTAGGAGCCTTTGGTTGTCAAATATGCTTACACAAACAACCATATATCTCAATTTTGTTTCCACGTTTGGCACTTTTGAGAATGCTGAGAATGTAGATTTTCTGATGAGGCTCTACCTTATCCAGGACAAGCCTAGATTTTGGATGAGTCTTTCATGCCGCATTTGGAAGTACAATGGACTCCTCTGTTTACTGGACTTTTGGggtctacttttaaaaataaatattggttttacttgataaattataattgtatatatgtatgacaCACGATGCAATgttctgatatatgtatacaatgcaGAATGagtaaatcaagctaattaatatatccatcgcTTCACTTACCtattattttttatggtgagTCATTTTTGAGCAACACCCCAGGTGCATTTCTAGGTCCTCTAGGCCTACATAGTGGATATCCTTGAGATACAGTCACTTTcttgtatactatatatatatacacacacacacacacacacacacacacacacacacacacatattctttcttcctttcttcctttcttcctttccttctttcttctttctttccttccttccttccttccttccttccttccttccttccttccttccttccttccttcctttctttctttctttctttctttctttctttccttccttccttccttccttccttccttccttccttccttccttccttcttccttctttctttctttcctttctttctctttctttctttctttctttctttcctttcttctttttctttttctttctttctttctttctttctttctttctttctttttcctttccttccttccttccttccttccttccttccttccttccttccttccttccttccttccttccttccttctttccttccttccttccttccttccttccttccttccttccttccttccttccttccttccttccttccttcctccctccctccctccctccctctctctctctctttctttctttcttttctttctttctttccttcttctttctttctttttttctctttgtctctctctctctctctttctttcttctttctctctttcttttttttttttgagatggagtctcactcactcatccaggctggagtgcagtggcccaacctcagatcactgaaacctctgcctcccaggttaaagcgattgtcctgcctcagcctcctgagtagctgggattacaggcatgcgccaccatgcccggctaatttttgtgcttttagtagagagggggcttcatcacgttggccaggcttgtctcgaactcctgacctcgtgatctgcctgctttagcctcccaaagtgctgacattagaggcatgagccactgtgcccagccttttctttctttttttgcatgagacagagtctcgttgtgttgaccgggctggtctggaactcctgggcttgtgcaatccttctacctcagcctcctaagtagctggggttataggtgtgcacccactgcacctggcttacattttcttttatcttggcTTGCTCTATTTTGCAAGAACACATCTTTAGTAGGTTTCTGGAAATTGTTCTGAGGACTTGAGTGgctgaaatgtctttttttctactttccccttcaaataatattttggcCAATTCTTGAATTTGAGGaagaaagttattttctattaaaatgttgAAGGTATTTCTCCATTGCTCTACCTTCCAGTGCTGCTGTTAAGAGGTTCAAAGCCTTTCTAATTCTTATTTCGTTTTTGGACATCTGTATTTTTAGCCTCTGAAAATCATGAGAATATTTACTTTCATCCAAGTGTTCCAAACTTTTAtcaatatgtgatttttttttttttttttttttttttttttttttttttttgagacagtctctctctgtcacccaggctggagtgcagtggtgcaatctcagctcactgcagcctccacctcctgggttcaagtgattctcctgcttcagtctcctgagtcgctgagaatacaggcactcaccaccacgcctggctagtttttgtatattttggtagagacggggtttcgccgtgttggccaggctggtctcaaattcctgaccttaagtgatccgcctttctcagcctcccataggCTTTTACTAGTAAAAACCTCTGGgctgcaatcttttttttttttttttttggaagttatATAataactgatttctttttttaaatagatatagaTCTGTTCAGATTGTTCATTTATCCTTGCGTAAGTTTTGGTCTTTTAAGGAATTGGTTTATTTCATATAAGTCATCAAATTTGTGGGTATAAATTTGTTCTCAGTATtactttattatccttttaatttcCATGAGATTGGCAATGATAACCCCCCCTTCATCTGATGTTGGCAATTTGTGTcgtatcaattttctttttttgctatctTGGCTACGGTTTGATCCATTACTGACCTTTTTAAAGAATGagcttttagtttcattgatttttctgtattgatttcttaattttaatttcattgatttatgctataatctttcttatttcttttcatctggTTCTTTAGGATTAAGTTTTGattatttctctacttttctAAGGTGGAAACTTAGgttattaattcaaatatttcttcttttctaatatatgtatttaatgcCTTACATTTCTCTCTAAGCATTGTTTTTGCTGTATGACACCAAATTTGATATGCTGTATTTCCGTTTAAATGTATTacttatattaaaacatttcatttgttCTGTGATTTCTCCTTCAAGCCACGTGTCATTTAAAGAtgtcttcttttaattttcaaatatttggcatTTCcccccctgtttttttttttgagacaaggtcttgctgtctcacccaggctgaagtgcagtggcacaatcataacttgctgcagtctcaacctcctgggctcaagcgatcttcccagtTCAGTCTCCCAAGAaagtgggaccacaggcgctccaccatgcctggctaattttttattgtccATAGAGATGGAggctccctatgttgcccaggctgatctagaagtactggactcaagtgattctcccacctcggcctctcaaagttttgAGATtgccggtgtgagccactgcacctggcctcagctATCTTTATCACATTGATtactagtttaattccattgtagtCTGAAGACatacattgtatgatttctattcttttcagTTTGTTAAGGTGTATTTTCAGGTCTATGATGTGGTCTATCATGGAGAACattccatgtgagcttgagaagaatgtgtattctgctgttgttcaATGGCATATGGTATAAATGCCAACCAGAACCAGTTGATTGATTGTGCTGTACAGGTTCACAATATTcttatgattttctgttttcttgatctattaatcaatgacagactagtgttgaaatctccaactatctGATTCATTCTGTGaggtgtaaggtctgtgtctagatttttttttttatttttatttttgcaggtgGATGACcagttctagcaccatttgttgaaaaggctatctttatttcattgtattgcctttgattctttgtcaaagatcagttgactatatttctgttgatttatttctgagctctctattctgtttaaCTGACCTATGTGTCTAGCCTGTTGTCAATAACACagtgtcttgattactatagctttataagtCTTGAAGTCTAGTGAAGTTtgtcctccaactttattcttctccttcaatattgtgttggttATTCTACATGATTTGCCTCtttatataaactttagaatcagtttgttgctATTCACAAAATAACATTCTGAGATTTTTATTgatattgcattgaatctatagatcaagttgggaagaactgacaccTTGATAATATTGAAGCATCTTATGCATAAACTTGAAATATCTCTcctattatttagtttttaaatttcttttatcagagtGTTGTAGTTTTTCTCATGTACATTTTGTACGTATTTTGTTAGATTTCTCTCTAGATTTTCAGGTGTTcatttgccctgtgacctcatgTCTCTGCTTGGTCTAAGAAAAGCCACTGACTTTCAGTTTATtcagctttttcttgttttaaggaTAGGAGTATTGATTGACTTTCAAAGTCTTACATGTTGGAATTGAATCTGAAAATTCcaaattatttgtgtattttagagacacaaatttagttttaatgttattaaaactaaagcaaaacaaatacatagaGATGAATAAGGGAAATCAAGGAAGCATGGGTTGAGCGTAAGTTCTGGGAACTTCAAGTAGTTTGATGTGCTCTAGATCATAGTTTATGTGTGAAAGAGGCTACATATGTGTATTAGTCCactctcatactgctataaagatactacctgcgactgagtaatttatttaaaaaaagagattcaattgactcacaggtccaaacggctgaggaggtctcaggaaacttacaatcatggtggaaggcaaaggggaagcaaggcatatcttacatagtggcaggtgagagaaagagagcagaggaactgccacttttaaaccattagatcttgtgagaactccttcactatcatgagaacagcacgggggaaaccatctccatgatccaatcacctcccaccaggtccctcacttgacatgtggggattacaattcgagaagagattcgggtggggacacagagccaaaccatatcaatatggTTTGATGAAAACTAATAGGTGGGCAGGTGTTGGAACACTCCTATGCAGAGTGTTACATACTTACAGATGCATTAAATCATTGTGGTTTACTCTTTAACTCCTTAGTATTTAGCACGGTGCCTAGTAAGTAGaaggtgctgaataaatgtttgctgaatgaatagacaaaggaaagaaaatataattgaaatccATACTTAATATTAAGTTAAATTGAAATGACATTTACATTTCTATTCAGGAACAGGAaggcttttattttagaatttgtttagTCATCTTTCtgagtatgttttaaaatacttgtgTATAAAAACACCCCTTTTATTTTGAAGGTTTCCAAATGTCTAGGTAGTTCTGCATTTTTAGatggtggttttaaaattttaataaatatttatagcttCCTCTTGCTGCTTCCcctatgaataaaaattattctttgggTAATGTCTCTGAAATTAATATTGACATTCAAACGATTCGGAAGTGGTTTAATATTCTTATTGCCTTCTCCTATGTTTCCCCAGGGACTATAGTTTCTCTGTGTTTCCCAGAGCCACAAGACAGGAAGCTTTTTCTATCACATGTTTTCTTATCTAATTTTAGAGAGACTAGTAGTTCTTCACTACCCTTTTAAAGTGCAGGGggcaatgatttcttttctttttctttttctttctttcttttttttttttttttaaacagagtctcactccgtctcacaggctgcagtgtagtggcgcgatctcagctcactgcagcctccgcttcccgggttcacgtcattctgcCTCGGCCTGCGGCtcatcccatttttcaatttttgagtttttgagtagctgggattacaggtgcctgccatcacgccaggtaatttttgtagttttagtagagacatggtttttccacgttagccaggctggtctcggactcctgacctcaggtgatccgcccaccttggccgtcctaagtgctgggattacaggcgtgagcgactgcgcccggccccagtgATTTCTTTTCTGCTCCCTTACCCGTCACTTCAGTATCCTGCTGGGCTTGAAAATGTATATCCAAGATAGAGCTATATCAGAAGGCAACTGAATATTTATTCAGGACTATAATGTACAACTTGcactttctgttgttttgggaTAAATATTAGAGATATGTCAACCCATGGAAGCTTCGTCTGAATGTCTGGCTTGGAGGGATGCATCAGGTTTTCTAAATTAAGTCCACATGTAGTATCAAATATTAAAGTAAAGGAAACTTTGAGGACattttggttaattttctgtCATAGAGGAGGCAAGTGAGGCTTAAAGAACTGCAGGTAATTGTTTCTGTTTACACAACTAGTTACTGGAAGAATCAAAATTCATTTTCAGTTTAACACTCTCTTTTCTacatcccatttttcaatttctgAGGACTTATTCTTTTTGATTCTCGTAAATCAAAAATAGTATGAGTGCTATCCGGAGTTTTATGCCTTTGGAGTTTGATATCACCAATACATGATGTTCAAATGCTTGGTGTCCTGCAGAACCATTTACAACATTCTCCTTATGGAAAATGAAAGAGTGAAGAATTTCACAGAGGAAGCAGAGGgaattattttagagaaatttgCAGATCCCTTGAATAATATGTCCTTTTTCCTTAGCAGGTTCACTGACAAGATCATACCAACCAGATGAATCCAGCAAATCACTCCCAGGTGACAGGATTTGTTCTGCTGGGGCTCTCTCAGGTTTGGGAGCTTCGGgtttttttcttcactgttttcTCTACTATGTATTTTATGACTGTAGTGGGAAACCTTCTTATTGTGGTCATAGTGACCTCTGACCCACACCTGCACACGACCATGTATTTTCTCTTGGGCAATCTTTCTTTCCTGGACTTTTGCTACTCTTCCATCACGGCACCTAGGATGCTGCTCGACTTGCTCTCAGGCAACCCTACCATTTCCTTTGGGGGATGCCTCACTCAGCTCTTCTTCTTCCACTTCATTGGAGGCATCAAGATCTTCCTGCTGACTGTCATGGCGTATGACCGCTACGTTGCCATTTCCCAGCCCCTGCACTACACGCTCATTATGAATCAGACTGTCTGTGCACTCCTCATGGCAGCCTCCTGGGTAGGGGGCTTCATCCACTCCATAGTACAGGTTGCATTGACTATCCAGCTGCCATTCTGTGGGCCTGATGAGCTGGACAACTTTTATTGTGATGTGCCTCAGCTGATCAAATTGGCTTGCACAGATACCTTTGTCTTAGAGCTTTTAATGGTGTATAACAATGGCCTGGTGACCCTGATGTGTTTTCTGGTGCTTCTGGGATCCTACACAGCACTGTTAGTCATGCTCCGAAGCCACTCACGGGAGGGCCGCAGCAAGGCCCTGCACACCTGTGCCTCTCACATTGCTGTGGTGACCTTAATCTTTGTGCCCTGCATCTACATCTATGCAAGGCCTTTTCGGACATTCCCCATGGACAAGGCAGTGTCTGTGCTATACACAATTGTCACCCCCATGCTGAATCCTGCCATCTATACCCTGAGAAACAAGGAAGTGATCATGGCCATGAAGAAGctgtggaggaagaaaaaggaccTTATCGGTCCCCTGGAGCGCAGACCCTTACCTTAGCACAGGCAGTGACCTGAGAATCTGAAAGATGCTTCAGGGTATTAGCCTGCTGGATAGGACCCTCAAAGTAGACAAAACTCTATGCCTATTGCTTCTCCATTGTTCTTAACCTCAATTAGGTTCTGGTGACCTGAACTCTTAGCCACAATAGAAGATGGGATGAGTGTCTTAGAACTGCTTCTAAGTGCCTCCTAGATAAAAAGTACCAAGTTCTATGCAGAAGTACTGTTTGGCTCAGAGACCACCTTCCCAGGTAAGAATGATGTTGGCATTGCTGAGAAAG
Coding sequences within:
- the LOC126934799 gene encoding olfactory receptor 4D5, with the protein product MNPANHSQVTGFVLLGLSQVWELRVFFFTVFSTMYFMTVVGNLLIVVIVTSDPHLHTTMYFLLGNLSFLDFCYSSITAPRMLLDLLSGNPTISFGGCLTQLFFFHFIGGIKIFLLTVMAYDRYVAISQPLHYTLIMNQTVCALLMAASWVGGFIHSIVQVALTIQLPFCGPDELDNFYCDVPQLIKLACTDTFVLELLMVYNNGLVTLMCFLVLLGSYTALLVMLRSHSREGRSKALHTCASHIAVVTLIFVPCIYIYARPFRTFPMDKAVSVLYTIVTPMLNPAIYTLRNKEVIMAMKKLWRKKKDLIGPLERRPLP